In Littorina saxatilis isolate snail1 linkage group LG8, US_GU_Lsax_2.0, whole genome shotgun sequence, a single genomic region encodes these proteins:
- the LOC138974029 gene encoding uncharacterized protein, with protein MFIFSEAEIGAGEEALFQSATHIRKAYAEVDPDLQEEINHGEMRTMDISVSFDGTWQKRGFTSLYGVGVVIDVLTGLVVDFHVMSKYCHTCKLHEAQNLPAEEMEAWRAAHAPKCCQNHVASSKAMEQEAAKVLWGRSIRMHDFRYTEMLCDGDSSAFKAVVELDPYPGVQVEKLDCVNHAHKRMGTALRKLAKAERLGGKGVGRLTEGKCDSIQKYYRGAIVNNLDNIDKMRSSIWSTLYHCMSTDERHFHHRCPTSPDTWCFYQRALIAGTEPPSHNDAPSHTFLTPQVAEKMVPVFRRMSDEALLKRMQHGGTQNTNESLNNLVWLRCPKTVFMGKGRVDGATARAVTTFNEGAFEVTRVMNKLYVDLTLSTLESLGKRDHRRISQADAAVTARARDQRRDYARQRRLAVRAEHAQEGQVYGPGMA; from the coding sequence ATGTTTATTTTTTCAGAAGCTGAGATAGGAGCTGGAGAAGAGGCTCTTTTCCAAAGTGCCACCCACATCCGCAAGGCCTACGCAGAAGTCGACCCAGACCTGCAAGAGGAGATAAACCACGGGGAAATGCGGACTATGGACATCAGTGTCTCCTTTGATGGCacctggcagaagaggggcttcACATCTCTCTACGGAGTTGGAGTCGTTATTGATGTCTTGACAGGACTGGTTGTTGACTTTCATGTTATGTCCAAGTATTGCCATACCTGCAAGCTTCATGAGGCCCAGAACCTTCCAGCTGAGGAGATGGAAGCCTGGCGTGCTGCCCACGCTCCAAAGTGCTGCCAAAACCATGTTGCTTCAAGCAAAGCCATGGAGCAGGAAGCTGCCAAGGTGTTGTGGGGTCGGTCAATCAGGATGCACGACTTTCGCTACACCGAGATGCTGTGTGACGGGGACTCGTCTGCTTTCAAAGCTGTGGTGGAGCTAGACCCGTACCCAGGTGTGCAGGTCGAGAAGCTGGACTGTGTGAACCACGCCCACAAGCGCATGGGTACTGCCCTAAGGAAGCTGGCCAAGGCTGAACGACTTGGTGGCAAGGGAGTGGGGCGCCTCACAGAGGGAAAATGCGACAGCATTCAGAAGTACTATAGGGGGGCCATCGTCAACAACCTGGACAACATCGACAAGATGCGGTCATCAATCTGGTCCACCCTCTACCACTGCATGTCGACTGATGAAAGGCATTTTCACCACAGGTGCCCTACCTCTCCTGATACCTGGTGTTTCTACCAGAGGGCCCTGATCGCTGGAACAGAGCCCCCATCACACAACGACGCCCCCTCCCACACCTTCTTGACTCCTCAAGTGGCAGAGAAGATGGTGCCTGTCTTCAGGAGGATGTCTGACGAGGCGCTTTTGAAGAGGATGCAGCACGGAGGGACTCAGAACACCAACGAGTCCCTCAACAACCTGGTGTGGCTGAGGTGCCCAAAGACCGTCTTCATGGGTAAAGGGCGGGTTGACGGTGCAACAGCTAGGGCAGTGACGACCTTTAACGAGGGGGCCTTTGAGGTCACCCGGGTCATGAACAAACTATATGTTGACCTGACACTGTCCACCCTTGAGTCGCTGGGCAAGAGGGATCACCGCAGGATAAGCCAGGCTGACGCTGCTGTCACTGCTCGTGCCAGGGACCAGCGCAGGGACTACGCCCGCCAGCGTCGTTTAGCTGTGCGAGCTGAACATGCACAAGAAGGCCAGGTCTATGGCCCTGGGATGGCATAA